The sequence below is a genomic window from Candidatus Acidiferrales bacterium.
GCACACGCTGACGATTCTTTTTGCGGTCAATACGGCGATTGCCGTTTTTCTCGCGATTCGACGGTTCGATGGCGTTGGTTACGGAGTCGAATGGCGGCGCGGATTCGGCTGGGCCGTGGCGATCAATTTCCTTTTCCTGGCCGTCATTATCATTCCGCTCGGCGAAGCGATTCACTTCATCCACTATGGACCGACTCTGCACAGTCTGAAAGCGACGCCGCTGACGGGACTTGAGATTCTGGTGTTCACGGCGTGGCCGGAGGAATTTCTGTTTCGCGGGCTGCTACAGAATTTGCTTTCGCGGTCAATGAAGAATCGCTACGCAGGATGGGTCGTTGCTTCGGTGATTTTCGGCTTCTCGCACATACTGCACGCGCCGGCGCCGAACTGGAAGTACGTCTTCCTGGCGACAATCGCCGGATTATTTTATGGCCGCGCGTGGATGAAGACGGAATCGTTATTTCCCAGCGCGATTGTGCACGCGCTGGTGGACACAATCTGGTTTGGATTTTTTCCGCGTTAATTGGTGCAACAGAGGACTGCTTGAGGACACAAACCGAGCTTACAATTTAATTTTTTACCACGGATTCGAAAAAAGCGCAAGTCCTTTGCCTTGTGCGAAAAATCGTCTACGGTAAAACGCGCGACGGCGCAAAATTTCGCCTTTTATGCTAGCGCACGACGCCGGAGAGAGGGCTCGAAGCCGTGGCGTACAGTTTTTTCGCGATGCGACCGGCGAGGAACGCTTTGCGGCCAGCTTCGACGGCGGCGCGCATGGCTTCGGCCATGAGAACGGCATCCTGAGCGCCAGCGATGGCTGTGTTCATCAGCACGCCATCGGCGCCAAGCTCCATGGCGACGGCGGCATCAGATGCTGTGCCGACGCCCGCGTCAACAATCAGTGGAACTTCCGTGATGCGTTCGCGCAGGATGCGAAGATTCGCCAGATTTTGGATGCCCATCCCGGAACCGATGGGCGCGCCGAGCGGCATCACGGCGGCAGCGCCTGCGTCGATGAGCTTGCGGGCGACGATCAGGTCGTCATTTGTGTACGGCAGAACGATGAAGCCTTCTTTGACCAGCGCCTTTGTAGCGCGGATTAATTCTTCGGTTTCGGGAAACAGCGTCTGCTCGTCGCCGATAACTTCGAGCTTGACCCATTCGGAGAGCCCCGCTTCGCGGCCAAGACGCGCGGCGCGAATCGCGTCGTCAGCGGTGTAACAGCCCGCTGTGTTGGGAAGAATGAAGAGCTTCTGGCGATCAATATAATCGAGCAACGATTCCTTGGCGCGATCCGATAAGTTCACACGGCGGACGGCGACGGTGACCATCTCGGCGCCGGAGGCTTCGTGGGCACGGGCCATTTCCGGCAGGCTGCGATATTTTCCCGTGCCGACGATCAGGCGCGAGCGAAACGCGCGTCCGGCGATGACGAGACTATCTTCATTGTGGCTTACGGTTCCTGTGGACATCTGATTGGCTCCTATTGAGACATTCTAGCAGGAGCGCGAAGGAAGCGCGAAACGAAGCGGAATGTTTCTGGTGCGACGAAACGGCTCAGGCTCGACGGCCAGATTGCGGACGCGGCTCCTCGAGATCGGCGTAAAGGGATTCGATGACATCGCGATAGCGCGCTTCCACGACGCGGCGCTTCAATTTCAGCGTGTGCGTCAGCTCGCCGTCAGCGAATGTGAAATCCTTTTCGATGAGCGCAAAGCGCTTGGGTCTCTCATATTGCGCGAAGCTTTCGGTGAGGTGAGCGAGTTCGCTTTCGATCAGCCGATGCACCCAGGGATCGGTGCAAATCGCGCCGGCGGAGAGATTGACGTTTTGCGCGCGGGCGTAGTCCTGAATCGCAGCCGCATTGGGCACAATCAGCACGGAGCAGAATTTCCGGCGGTCGCCGACGACCATGGCGTTGGAAATAAATCGGCTGGTTTTCAATTTGTTTTCGATGGGCGCGGGAGCGACGAATTTTCCGGCAGCGGTCTTGATTAACTCTTTTTTGCGGTCGGTGATCACAAGAAAACCATCCGCGTCGAGATGGCCGACGTCGCCGGTGCGAAGCCAGCCATCGGAAGAGAGCGCATCGCGCGTGGCATCGGGCTTATTGTAGTAGCCGCGCATGATGTTCGGGCCGCGGGCAAAAATTTCGCCATCCTCAGCGATTTTTACTTCGCAATTGCGGATTGGCGGACCGACCGTGCCGACCTTGTTGGCCTGGGGCGTATTTGTGGAAATTACGGGCGAAGATTCCGTCAGGCCGTAGCCCTGATAAAGCGGCAGGCCGATGGTCCAGAAAAACTCCGCCAGACCACGCTCGAGCGGAGCGCCGCCTGAATAGAAAAAACGCAAATTGCCGCCGACGCCGGCGCGAATTTTGGAGTAAACGAGGCGATTGGCGATGCTCCATTGGAGCTTCAGGGACAAGGATGGCTTTTCGCCGTAAGCCTTCCATCGCGAAGCGGCCGAAGCCACGCGAATGGCCCAGTCGAAAATTTTGCGGCGGATTCCCTTCTCCTCATGGCCCTTGGCGAGAATGTTGGCGTAACTTTTTTCGAAGACGCGCGGGACGGCGGCGGCGATGGTGGGACGGATTTCGAGCAAAGCCTTGGCCAGATCATCGATTTTATCGAGATAAGCGATGCTGACGCCGTGGAATAACGCGGTGTAGTCGAAGATGCGTTCATAGACGTGAGAAAGCGGCAAAAAGGAAAGCTGCAGATCGTCGCGGAAATAGCCGATGGTCGAAGTAGCATCGATGGAGTTGGAAGAGAGATTCGAATGCGTCAGCATCACTCCTTTCGGTTCGCCGGTCGTGCCTGACGTGTAAATCAGCGTCGCGAGCTGGCCGGGCTGCACGAGAGCAGCGCTGGCGCGGTAAGCGGCGATGTCGCTGTCATTGGCGCTGGCGATGAGCGCAGCGTAGTCAAGAAAATCTCCACGCGGAGGCGCGGAGCCGCCGCAGACGATGATCTTCTCCAGCGCAGGAATTTTGCTGCGAGAGGCGGCGATTTTTTCTTCCTGCACACCCGCGGAAACGATTGCAACCTTAACGCCAGCGTCGTTCCAGATGTATTCGAGGCGATCCGGAGATTCATTGTAATAGATTGGAACATCCACCGCGCCGAGGCCGAGGATGGCGAAATCGGCGATGTGCCATTCGGCGGAATTGGGCGCGAAGATTCCGACACGATCACCGCTTCGCACGCCCAGCGTGCTGAGCGCCTTCGCCAGACCCGCGACTCGACGCAGCATTTCAGCGGAGGAATGCGCCTGCCAGTTCCCTTCTGACACGCGATAGATCTGGGCGCGAGGATTCGGGTACTGGCCGGCCGCGTCGAGAAATAACTTTGTCAACGATGGGTAATTGCCGGGGCCGCTCATCATCGGTGGGTCACTCTAAACCACGCGAGTTTTTCACGCAACAACAGTCGAAGAACGAACGCGCGAAGGCGTTTCGGCGGGGGGAACGCAGATGCCGCTACCGGAGAGTTCGGCACTACTCATCCCGGCACACAATGCGCTAATATGGCGGCGTTGGGAGGGTTCATGGCGAAGCTGGCCATCGAAGAGCGAACCGGTTATCAGCCAATGCGCGCGCCGCGCGGAACGGCAATCTCCTGCAAGGGCTGGCAGCAGGAAGCCGCGTTGCGCATGTTGATGAACAACCTCGATCCGGAAGTCGGCGAGCGGCCGGAAGACTTGGTCGTTTATGGCGGACGCGGAAAAGCCGCGCGGAACTGGGATTGCTTTCACGCGATTGTGAACTCGCTTCGCAGCCTCGAAAACGACGAGACGCTTCTGGTGCAGTCCGGCAAGCCCGTCGGGATTTTCCGCACGCACTCCTATGCGCCGCGCGTGCTGATTGCGAATTCGAACCTTGTGGGCCACTGGGACGACTGGAAGCATTTTAATGAACTCGAGCGCGCGGGTCTGATGATGTACGGACAGATGACTGCGGGAAGCTGGATTTACATTGGCACACAGGGGATTTTGCAGGGGACGTACGAGACGTTCGCCGCTGCAGCGCGAAAGCATTTTGGCGCGAATGCGGATCTTTCCGGAAAACTGGTTGTCAGCGGCGGCATGGGCGGTATGGGCGGCGCGCAGCCGCTGGCGGCGACGTTGAACGGCGCGGCGTTTCTCGGTATTGAAGTCGATCCCGAGCGCATCAAGAAACGCCTGAAGACCGGCTATTGCGATGTGATGGTGAACTCGCTCGACGAGGCGCTGCGCATTTTGAAAAATGCCGTGCGCAAGCGCGAAGCGACGTCCGTTGGACTGATCGGAAATTGCGCGGATTTGATTCCAGAACTGGCAAAACGCGGCGTCGTGCCCGATCTGCTGACCGACCAAACCAGCGCGCATGATCCGATCGGCGGTTACATTCCGCAAGGCCTGACGCTCGAGGAAGCGAAAGAGCTGCGCGAGCGAGATCCTGAAACTTATCGCCGGCGCGCGATGGAGTCGATGGCGAAGCACGTCGAAGGAATGCTCGAGCTGCAAAAAATGGGCGCGGTGACATTCGATTACGGCAATAACATTCGCACCATGGCGTTCGAGCAGGGCGTGAAAAATGCATACGATTTCCCGGGATTCGTGCCGGCATATATACGGCCGCTTTTCTGCGAAGGACGCGGACCATTTCGCTGGGCGGCGCTCTCCGGCGAGGCTTCGGACATTTACCGGACGGATCAGCTCGTGCTGGAACTGTTTCCGCAAAACGAATCTCTTTGCCGATGGATCCAACTGGCGCAGAAGCGCGTTCATTTTCAGGGACTGCCGGCGCGCATCTGCTGGCTTGGCTATGGAGAACGCGACAAGTTTGGCGTGGCGATGAATGATCTCGTGGCGCGCGGCGAGCTGAAAGCGCCGATTGTGATTGGCCGCGATCATCTCGATTGCGGCTCGGTCGCTTCGCCCTATCGCGAGACGGAAAGCATGCGCGACGGCTCTGACGCCGTGGCCGACTGGCCGATGCTCAATGCGATGCTGAATACGGCGAGCGGCGCAAGTTGGGTTTCGATTCACGATGGCGGCGGCGTGGGAGTCGGCTATGCGGTGCACGCCGGACAAGTCACCGTCGCCGATGGCACAAAGGAAATGGCCTCGCGCATCGAGCGCGTTCTGACCAATGATCCGGGTATCGGCGTGGCGCGGCATGCGGATGCGGGTTATACCGAGGCGATCGATTTCGCGAAGAAGAAAAACGTCCGAGTTCCGATGCTCTGAAAAGCAGAGCGAGGAGTAATGCTTCCGTGCATTTCCCGGCAGCGAAATTCGTCACTTTGGCCGTGATCGGCGTCATTGCTGCGACCATGAAGATTGTCTCGACTGTTCGAGTGTCGCGCAGCGCTGCGGTTTCAAAGGCTGCGCGCGCGGTATATCTTGTCCAAACCATATTTCTATTCACTTTGGTGGGATTGGCGCTGGCCAGATTCTTCTTCCCGCCGGTTTGGCAATTCTCGATCTTTGACACGAGGACATTCGTGGTGCTCATCGGAATTTTGGTGATCCTCTGGCTGGCGTATCTAGCCTTACTGTGGAGAGGCCGGAAGACCATGTTGCAGAAACATGATGCTGCGGAGATTCGTTGAACACAAAACTGCAATTCGGGTTGCTGGCGCTCATGGCGCTTTCCGCGCTGGCGGCGATTAGTGTCAGCATCTTGATCGCGCGAAGACAGGATCTCGCCGTGGCGGCGCGACGGGCTTTTCTCCTCAGCAATGTTGCGCTGATTTTTTGTCTTGCGTCGGCGATTGCAGGAGTGTCTGTTTACCGCGCTTCCCATTTATGGGGAAACATTCTGCTTGGAGCCGCTGTAGCCTTTCTGATTCTTAAGTTCATCCTTGTGCGCCAGTTTGCGCATCTCATTCGACAGGGACAACCGAAAAACCGGCCCGGCCAAGTTTTGCGTTCCGCTGGTAAAAGCTAAGCGAAAGCGACGAGGAGGCTGCCATGATCGTAATCACAGGAGCCACGGGAAATACAGGGAGTCCGGCGGCGGAGGCGCTGCTGACTGCGGGAGAAAAGATTCGCGCCATCGGACGAGACGCGGCGAAGCTCGAACGGTTCAAAGCGAAGGGCGCTGAAGCGTTTGTAGCCAACGTCGAAAATGCGGAGGAGATGGCGCGCGCCTTCGACGGAGCGGACGCTGTCTACCTGGTGATTCCCCAGGCACTGCAGCGCGAAGATTTCCGCGCGTATCAGGGGCGCATCAGCGATGCATACGCCTCTGCCGCGCGTAGATCCGGCGTGAAATATGCCGTCGTGCTCTCCAGCATTGGTGGGCAGCATGCAGCGGGAACCGGCCCCGTCGTCGGGCTGCACGAAATGGAGGAAAAGTTGAATGGCATCGCCGGCCTCAACCTTCTGCATCTTCACCCGGCATCGTTTATGGAGAATTTTCTGATGAGCATCGAAGGGATTCGCATGATGAACGCCCTTCCGGGCGCGGCTCCCGCCGAAGCTCCACAACCCATCGTCGCAACCAAAGATATTGGCCTTTACGCAGCGAAGCGGCTGGCGAGCCGGAACTTTTCTGGGCATTCGACGCAAGAACTCCTTGGTCCGCGCGATATCACGATGAAGGACGCAGCCAGCATTATCGGCCGGGCGATCGGCAGGCCACATCTGGCTTACGTTCAATTGCCACTGATCGTGCTGGAATCGGCGCTGACTGGCTTGGGCCTTCCAAAGAGTTCCGCCGCCCTCTTGATTGAACTGTGGAACGGCGGAAACAAGGGACTGCTTGCGCCGCAGGAGCCGCGTTCGCAAGAAAACACGACGGCGACAACGCTCGAGCAGTTCGCCGAAGAAACCTTCGCTCCGCAATATCAACGCCGCGCCGCCGGCGCTTAGAGCGCGAACTGGATGCGCAGGGATGGCGGCTGATCTCCGCAGAGGACGCAGCTCTGTGGAACTATTTTGCTATGGATTCCGTATCTCCAGTCAGAAAGCGGAGGTGCGCCCCGTGACTTCGAAAATGTCAGCCAGAGCTGCTTTGTTTCTTTTCATACTGCTGCCGACGGCCGCCGCCGCACAAGGAAGCCGGACTCTCTCCGAACAGGGCGGCAATCCATTTACAGCCGACTTCCCCAGCGGCGGCCAGATTCGCATGGATCTTCGTTCCGCGGGCGTGACGGTCACCGGAAGCGACGAGAATAAAATTCAGGTGCGCGTTTCGGCGCGCGGCTCCGGCGATCTCAGCAGCGTTCGCATTTCTCTGAAAACGAACGGAAATCGCGGAGAACTGAAAGTGACGGGAGGACCGAGCGATAATTTCCAGATAGACATTCAGATTCCGCGAAATTCGGACCTATATGCGCGCATGTTTGCGGGCGAACTGGATATCCGCGGAGTCGAAGGCAACAAAGACCTGGCGGTCCACTTCGGCCAAATGGACATCGCCTTGGCTCATCCCGACGATTATGCTCCCGTGCGGCTTTCGGTAAGTTCCGGGGATTTGGAAGCAGCGGCGTTCAACGTATCGAAGGGCGGGCTGTTCCGCTCGTTCGAAATGGATTCGACGCTGCACAAGAGTTCGCCCGGCAGATACTCGCTCTACGCGCACGTTGGCGCGGGTGAGATCGACATCAATTAATCAGCACACAGCTCCGCGAAGTGTGCCCGTGCGCGGTTATTTCTTTGCCACTTCTTCGCGCGCGATCTGAAGCTCCGGGCGATCCGCATCTGGGCTGCAAACCTTCACCAGCTTCGCCAAGTATCCCCGCGCTTCCGTCGCGTTTCCGGCAAGCTGTGCCGCTTGCGCCGCGCCATAGAGCGCGTTAAAGCGATTCGGCGACTCGGCAAGTGCGGTCTTATAAGCCGCCAGCGCATCGGCCGGGCGTTTCATTTCCAGAAGCATGTCGCCGAGCATTTCGCGCGCGGGAGTCGACAGTGAGTCCACTCCCTCCTTTTCCTCCTGCGCAGCAGCCGTACGTATCGCCGTTAGCGCCTCTGCGCTTTTCCCTTCGGCGAACGCTACCCAGCCCGCCGCTTCCTGCTCGCCTATGGTGTCGCTCGAAGCCACACTGTAGCCGGCGGCCTGCTTCTGGGAACTCGCCACCGCTTCCTTGTACTTTGCAAAATTCTGCTCCGCAGCCGCCGCGTCACCCATGCGTGCCGCGCCAACTGTCTTCACAAAATATGTGATTTCCAGCGCGCCGTTATCCTCGCCAACCGGAAGCGCCGCCGCTTCCTTCCACTGGTGCAACTCGTATGCATTTCGAGCTGTCAGCCATGCGGTATTCTGTGCAACACTCTCAGATTTCAACAGCATTCGCGGCACGGAAACATCAACATGCTCGTCGGCAACAGCACCCGGCACATTTTTCAATTCGCTGACAACATCCTCCGCTTTGGCAGACTGCCCGCTCTGCAAGTACGCGTAGTCAAGGAAATCCATGGCGTGGAATTGATAACTCGGGTCTGCGTTGCCCGCTTTCGTTGCCTCAGCGGCTGCGGCCGCGGCAGCGATGTTGGATTGAATGGCTTCCTGCCACAGGCCGAGGCGCACAAAAATGTGCGAAGGCATGTGCAGCGCGTGGGAAGAGTCGGGAGCGATTTTCGCATAGCGACGCGCGGCATCGAGTCCCTGCGGCGCAAGTTCTGGTGTATCCGCGGCATGAATCAGATAGTGAGCGACACCGGGGTGATTCGGCGCGACCACGAAGAGCTTGTTGAGAATAGCGATGGCTGCTTCACGATTCGCGGTTTCATCCTCGCCCTTGCCCTGCAAAGTGATCAGCGAAAGAGCATAGAACGCACCCGCGTCGACGTCATCGGGATATTTCGTGAAGATGCGATTCATCCAATCCGAATATGCCTTGATGCGCGCGGCTTTGCTCAAATTGGGGTTGTCCTGGAAGAAAACTCCGGCAGCGACGATGTACATGCGCTCGCGCTCAGTCTTCGCGCGAAGCTTCTGAGCCTGCATGGTGTCCTGAAAACCTTCTTTGAGCGTAGCGTCACTTGGCCAATCCCAAAGCTGGTGGTAAAGCGACATGGCCTTGCCCCAATAGGCCATCGCACAAGTGGGATCTTGCTGCGCCACTTGCGTGAAGGTTTGCTCGGCCTGCTGGTATTGGAAGGAATGCAGCAGCGCGAGCGCTTGATTAAATGTCACCTGCACGGCGGGATCGCAGGAAATGGCGAAATTGACTGCACCGAGGCTGCTCGTCTGCGCCGCTCTGCGAGAACGCGGAGAGCTTCCCGGGCGGGGCGCTGCGTTCACGACAGAAATGGAGACGGCGAGAAACAGCGATACGCAGAGAAAACGATACCGTGTGATCCGCTGCATGGTCAGAACACCTCGGCCGCAATTCTACGCTATTGCGCGCGTCCTGTGTAGCCGGGGCCATAAAGGACCTTGCCCGGCAGCGCGTTGGTCATTTTGCCATCCGCAATCACCGGCACGCCATTCACAAGCACGTAATCCATTCCAACGGCGAGCTGGTTGGGATTCTCATAGGTTGACGTGTCCCGCACCTTCGCGGGATCAAACACCACGACATCCGCCCACATTCCTTTCTTCAGCACGCCGCGATCCGTCAGATGCTCGCGCTGCGCCGCGAGCGCCGAAAATTTGCGGATGGCGTCCGGCAGCGTCAGCAAATGCTCCTCGCGCACATATTTCCGCAGGATGCGCGGAAACGTTCCATAGGCGCGCGGATGCGGATGGTCCTGGCCCAAAATTCCCGTCGGCGACGCCCCCGACGCGTCGTTATCCACCGACACCCACGGCTGTTTGAGCGTTAATTGCACGTCCGGTTCGCTCATGCCGAATGTCACGACATACGTTCTCGCTTTATCTTTGATGATTAAATCCAGGATCGCATCAATCGGATCTTCATGCCACATCTGTGCGATTTCCGCGATGGTCTTCCCCTGCAAATTCAATAAGTCGCGGTTGTCCACAGTCGCAATCATGATTCCCTGCGGCCCGGCGACCTCTTGCCATTCGTTGTCCCACTCTTTCGTCGGAGTCACCATGTCTTTGCGAATTCGCGCGCGCGTTGCGGGATCTTGCAAGCGAGCAATCAACTTCGCGTCACCGCCATTATTTGCCCACGGCGGAGTGTAGGCAGCCAGGTCATTTTCCCAAGCTGTGTAGGCGTATGTATCCGCGCTGATGTCCAGCCCTTCGCTGCGCGCTTTATCCAGGAACGCGACAACTTGCGGCATCTTCCCCCAATTCGGCTTTCCGGCGGCCTTCAAATGAAAAATCTCGACGCCCGTATGCGCTTCGCGCGCGATGCGCTCCGTCTCTTCGAGCGCAGCCATTTCACCATCGCCTTCATTGCGCATGTGCGTCGCGTAGATGCCACCGTACTGTGCGCTCACCGACGCGAGCGCGATCAGTTCATCCGTCGAAGCGTATGGCGCCGGCGGATATTCCAGCGCGCTCGACAGTCCCATTGCGCCTTCGCGCATCGCCTCCGCCACCAGCTCTTTCATCTTGTCAAGCTGCTCTGGCGTGGCTTTCACATCGTCCTCGCCGATGACGACTCGGCGGACCTGCGTCGCGCCGACGTATGTGCCGAGATTGATTCCCATACCCTGCTTTTGCAGGCGCGCAAAATACTCGCTCATCGTGTGCCAATCGCACGTAATCCCGTAGTGCTGGCATTGTGGCTGCATCTGCCCAAGAGTTGCATCCGTCTGCGGCCCGACCGTGTCGCCCTCGCCGGTAATCTCCGTGGTAATTCCCTGGAAAATCTTCGACGGAAGGTGCGGATCCACCAGCATGGTGATCTCCGACTGGCCGAGCATGTCGACGAATCCGGGAGCGACGACGCGGCCTGCTGCATCAATGGTCTCCTTTGCGCGCGCGTCCGAAAGGTCGCCAATCGCCGCGATATGGCCGTCGCGTATCCCGACGTCTCCCGCATACCACGGCGAGCCTGTGCCGTCGATGATGTGCCCGTTGTGGATTACGATGTCGTATTCTGCCGAGGCGACCGCCGCATTCTGCGCACGCGTCCATCTCGCGGATGCAAATCCAAACACAATCGCTGCCACGCTAGCCATCGCAACGAACGCCACTGCCATCATCCTGCGCTTCATTGTTCCTCCCCGGCTTTTAACGCTGCGCGGCAAAGTATAGCGCGAGGTATTGCGCCTCGCCTTGCTTTTCAGTACCGTGAAGAGCCGAACTTCAAATGCACAGTCCGCACGCGGAAACGTCCTGGCTTATAACCAACTGCTGCGAAATTCTGACGCTTCGCGGCAAAGCGCCGAAGCGCGGGCGCGATCTCGCCGATACCGGGCTGGTTCGCGATGGCGCGATACTCGTTCGCGAGGGACGCATTGCTGCGATTGGGCCGCGCCGCCGCATCGAAGCGCTGCGCGATTCGCGCCGTGCGCGCAAGCTGGACCTGGGCGGACGCGTAGTTGTCCCCGGTTTCGTTGACTCGCACACGCATTTCATTTTTGCCGCGTCGCGCGCCGCGGAATATGAGCAGCGCATCGGTGGCGCGACGTACGAACAGATTGCGCGCGCCGGCGGAGGGATCGCGAACAGCGTCCTCCGGCTGCGCAAGAGTTCGTCGGATGATTTGAAATCGCGCGCGCGAGCCCATCTCGCGCAGTTTGCCGCGCATGGCACAACGACGGTCGAAGCGAAATCGGGCTACGGCCTCGATTGGGAAAGCGAGCGCAAGATTCTCGCGGCGCTGCGCGAACTCGGCAATGAACAGCCCATCGAAATTGTGCGCACGTTTCTCGGCGCGCACGTTGTGCCCCCGGAATTTCGCGGCCGTGCCGATGCGTATGTCGAATTGCTATGCAAAGAGTGGATTCCGAAGGTTGCCGCTGAAAATCTCGCGGAATTTTGCGATGTTTATTGCGACCGCGGAGCTTTCACGGTCGCGCAATCTCGCCGCATTTTCACTGCGGCGCGTGCCTGCGGACTTGGTTTGCGCGTGCACGCGGAGCAGCTCGCGCGCACCGGCGCCGCGCGGCTTGCCGTGGAATTGAACGCTGCAAGCGCCGACCATCTGGAAAAAATATCCTCCAGCGACATACGCGCCCTCGCTCGCTCGAACGTCGCCTGCACGCTGCTTCCCGGCTGCTGCTTTCATCTCGGCTTGGCGCATTATGGACCGGCGCGAAAGCTGATCGAGGCCGGTGCCATCGTCGGGATTGCCACGGATTTCAATCCCGGCACGAGCCCCACGCTTTCGATGCCGATGATCCTCTCGCTTGCGTGCACGCAAATGCGCATGACTCCCGCCGAAGCCATTGCCGCTGCAACTATCAATGCCGCGTATTCGCTCGGACGCCACGACGGCATCGGCTCGCTCGAAGTTGGCAAGTTCGCCGATTTTGCTGCCTTCGATGTGGCCGACTACCGCGAGATACCCTATTATTTTGGCGTGAACCATTGCTGGCTGACGATGAAGCGCGGCCAAGTCATTTACTCGCGGAGGTAAATTCGGCATGAGTCACCGACGTATCTCACTTTTCCTGATGATTACGTTTACGGCGGTGGCCGTTTTCGCAACTTCGAGCTTGGCGCAGCGGTCGTGCGAAAGCCTCACGGCTCTGAAACTGGCTGACACCACGATCGTATCGGCTGCGGAGGTCGCTGCAGGTCCATTCAGTGTGCCCCGCGAAGGTCCCCTGCCGCCGGAATCCCTCACCGTTCCAGCCTTTTGCCGTGTGGGGGGCGTTATCAAGCCGACTGCCGATTCG
It includes:
- the hutU gene encoding urocanate hydratase — protein: MAKLAIEERTGYQPMRAPRGTAISCKGWQQEAALRMLMNNLDPEVGERPEDLVVYGGRGKAARNWDCFHAIVNSLRSLENDETLLVQSGKPVGIFRTHSYAPRVLIANSNLVGHWDDWKHFNELERAGLMMYGQMTAGSWIYIGTQGILQGTYETFAAAARKHFGANADLSGKLVVSGGMGGMGGAQPLAATLNGAAFLGIEVDPERIKKRLKTGYCDVMVNSLDEALRILKNAVRKREATSVGLIGNCADLIPELAKRGVVPDLLTDQTSAHDPIGGYIPQGLTLEEAKELRERDPETYRRRAMESMAKHVEGMLELQKMGAVTFDYGNNIRTMAFEQGVKNAYDFPGFVPAYIRPLFCEGRGPFRWAALSGEASDIYRTDQLVLELFPQNESLCRWIQLAQKRVHFQGLPARICWLGYGERDKFGVAMNDLVARGELKAPIVIGRDHLDCGSVASPYRETESMRDGSDAVADWPMLNAMLNTASGASWVSIHDGGGVGVGYAVHAGQVTVADGTKEMASRIERVLTNDPGIGVARHADAGYTEAIDFAKKKNVRVPML
- a CDS encoding tetratricopeptide repeat protein: MQRITRYRFLCVSLFLAVSISVVNAAPRPGSSPRSRRAAQTSSLGAVNFAISCDPAVQVTFNQALALLHSFQYQQAEQTFTQVAQQDPTCAMAYWGKAMSLYHQLWDWPSDATLKEGFQDTMQAQKLRAKTERERMYIVAAGVFFQDNPNLSKAARIKAYSDWMNRIFTKYPDDVDAGAFYALSLITLQGKGEDETANREAAIAILNKLFVVAPNHPGVAHYLIHAADTPELAPQGLDAARRYAKIAPDSSHALHMPSHIFVRLGLWQEAIQSNIAAAAAAAEATKAGNADPSYQFHAMDFLDYAYLQSGQSAKAEDVVSELKNVPGAVADEHVDVSVPRMLLKSESVAQNTAWLTARNAYELHQWKEAAALPVGEDNGALEITYFVKTVGAARMGDAAAAEQNFAKYKEAVASSQKQAAGYSVASSDTIGEQEAAGWVAFAEGKSAEALTAIRTAAAQEEKEGVDSLSTPAREMLGDMLLEMKRPADALAAYKTALAESPNRFNALYGAAQAAQLAGNATEARGYLAKLVKVCSPDADRPELQIAREEVAKK
- a CDS encoding NmrA family NAD(P)-binding protein; its protein translation is MIVITGATGNTGSPAAEALLTAGEKIRAIGRDAAKLERFKAKGAEAFVANVENAEEMARAFDGADAVYLVIPQALQREDFRAYQGRISDAYASAARRSGVKYAVVLSSIGGQHAAGTGPVVGLHEMEEKLNGIAGLNLLHLHPASFMENFLMSIEGIRMMNALPGAAPAEAPQPIVATKDIGLYAAKRLASRNFSGHSTQELLGPRDITMKDAASIIGRAIGRPHLAYVQLPLIVLESALTGLGLPKSSAALLIELWNGGNKGLLAPQEPRSQENTTATTLEQFAEETFAPQYQRRAAGA
- a CDS encoding thiazole synthase; translation: MSTGTVSHNEDSLVIAGRAFRSRLIVGTGKYRSLPEMARAHEASGAEMVTVAVRRVNLSDRAKESLLDYIDRQKLFILPNTAGCYTADDAIRAARLGREAGLSEWVKLEVIGDEQTLFPETEELIRATKALVKEGFIVLPYTNDDLIVARKLIDAGAAAVMPLGAPIGSGMGIQNLANLRILRERITEVPLIVDAGVGTASDAAVAMELGADGVLMNTAIAGAQDAVLMAEAMRAAVEAGRKAFLAGRIAKKLYATASSPLSGVVR
- a CDS encoding long-chain fatty acid--CoA ligase, encoding MMSGPGNYPSLTKLFLDAAGQYPNPRAQIYRVSEGNWQAHSSAEMLRRVAGLAKALSTLGVRSGDRVGIFAPNSAEWHIADFAILGLGAVDVPIYYNESPDRLEYIWNDAGVKVAIVSAGVQEEKIAASRSKIPALEKIIVCGGSAPPRGDFLDYAALIASANDSDIAAYRASAALVQPGQLATLIYTSGTTGEPKGVMLTHSNLSSNSIDATSTIGYFRDDLQLSFLPLSHVYERIFDYTALFHGVSIAYLDKIDDLAKALLEIRPTIAAAVPRVFEKSYANILAKGHEEKGIRRKIFDWAIRVASAASRWKAYGEKPSLSLKLQWSIANRLVYSKIRAGVGGNLRFFYSGGAPLERGLAEFFWTIGLPLYQGYGLTESSPVISTNTPQANKVGTVGPPIRNCEVKIAEDGEIFARGPNIMRGYYNKPDATRDALSSDGWLRTGDVGHLDADGFLVITDRKKELIKTAAGKFVAPAPIENKLKTSRFISNAMVVGDRRKFCSVLIVPNAAAIQDYARAQNVNLSAGAICTDPWVHRLIESELAHLTESFAQYERPKRFALIEKDFTFADGELTHTLKLKRRVVEARYRDVIESLYADLEEPRPQSGRRA
- a CDS encoding type II CAAX endopeptidase family protein, whose product is MSAAAQNRQFPFAGAAILWAGLLLFGTFGGLWLGYGGRRFAVAMVAATVLLGGELFLASPRTRDRILGFLRGRGFFLAALAPLCAFLLYALAGREIGWVEAGAGVLYVVIPALLAASARGKSTSCWEDYAALLMIWLPVEFRWMYRLWPFPHELTHTLTILFAVNTAIAVFLAIRRFDGVGYGVEWRRGFGWAVAINFLFLAVIIIPLGEAIHFIHYGPTLHSLKATPLTGLEILVFTAWPEEFLFRGLLQNLLSRSMKNRYAGWVVASVIFGFSHILHAPAPNWKYVFLATIAGLFYGRAWMKTESLFPSAIVHALVDTIWFGFFPR